GGTTTTTCAATTCTTCTCTATTCCATATGGATGCTCAATCAATGGGATCATCACATTCCTCAACAACCACCACCTCTTCCtcatttctctctctctcttcctcGCTCCCTTTCCCTTCATTTCACTTCATCAATCAACCTTCCACCTCCTTGGTATAGGtttctttccctttttcttttcACTTACAATTCAGTGAAATttcatttgatttattattttatagttttattttcacgggtagtagtaataatagtaatagtaatcaATGAAATGGAATTATTTAGGGTTTCGGTATTGTCAGGTGTATTAAATGCTTTATTAAATGATGATCATACTATCAACTACTTTCACCACCATTGGAGTAAGTTCTCAAAAGGAAATTCAGCTTTACGTTTctaatctttattttttctctttttttatagTCAATTTTTCCTTCACTTACCTTTTGTGAATTGGTTGGTCAtgaaagttataataaaaatcttGGCAATTTTATTTTGGGTTTAACTAGTTGAGTTCAATTACttggttaatttaattattattagattGCATTTTGCAAtatgattattaattaatatgcattgcttctttgtttatttgttttgaaattttgcGGGTTACTTCGTTCGGTGTTTGAATTCTTGTTCATTGCTAACCATGTTTTTTCATTTGATGATGATAGGTTCATCTATGCTTTCATGTGTGTGGGAATATTGGTGTGCTGCATTTCTTTCTTGGGTTGCATTGCTGCTGAGATTATTAATGGTTGCTGCTTGTGTTTTGTATCCCGCTTAAACCTGAGTTATATTTGTTTTCATATCATAGTTTCAATAATCTAATGTTTGGAGAGCTAATTTGTGTTGAATATACTTGGAAGTAAATCTTACTATACTtctgatttttctttttctttcaattttccttTTCATTCCTTGACCTTTTGAAAATGCTAGTACACTCTACTCATCACAGTACTTGTTCTACTTGAGGCTACTCTGGTGGGATTTGTTGCAATTGATCATCAATGGCAAGAGGTTCATACATTTTCAACCCATACTCTCTTTGTACACACAGTCGCGTTAGTTAACATCTATGCCCCTTTCTAATGACTGTAGTTTGTTGATTATTGTCTTTATAGGATCTTCCTGTTGATCCAACTGGTCAACTTGATAGCCTTCGATCTTTCATTGAAGATAATCAAAATATATGTAAATGGGTTGGCATTATTGTTCTTGTAATTCAGGTATATTCATTTCTATTGCCTTTTGGTCTTGGTATTAGGCCTTTTTTTCTTTACCTCTCTTTGGTAAATGAGTAAGTTATAGACAATTGTTTATACACAGGAGTGATAAGGCGACTTGCTGGTTTGGGGGGAGGGATAGGGGTTGGATCGATAACGAAAGTCATGGGTTCAACTCCCCCTTGATAACAAAATAGTAGCTAACAACTAATAtttgacaacaaaaaaagagATTGTTATTTATACACATAACAATCATACATTTTATGGTTATGGTTTTAATACAACCAGTTGCTATTTGAAATAAATGACGGTAAGACATTGGTTCAGAGTTTATCCAATGACTATCTTAGCAATTGTTCTTTCATGTTAAGGACATCGTTGATCAATGAGCCAGAAATGTACAAGGATTCTTCTCCTTAGGAATTTTGTTAATATGAACTTTTTATTGCCCCCTCTCCCCTTCATTTGGAATGATATAGTGTACAGACAAATTAGTTTGAATTGTGGAGATGATTGGTTCTGCATTTGATTTCAAAGTTAATTCTTTGGTGCAACATATTTTAAGCACGAGGAACAGAGCCAGAAATAGAATATGATGCTCTGTTTACTTTGCTAAGGTTGAAATAGGAAAGCAGGACGATAATCTACCTAGATTAAACAATATGCCTGGCATATTTCATGTTTATGTTTACAAGTTACAAGGACACCATGAGATTGCTATGACtgactatttattttaaatttccaTCATAATTCTTGTATCATCATGACAATAGTATTAATTAACAACCTAGCGAATCATATAATAATTGCACTGCATGAATGTAAAGCACTTTCTGGATTTCCTTTTCCATCCCTTGTTgtaattgctattttttttttcaaccacaGACATTATCTCTACTGTTGGCAATAATTTTGCGAGCCACAGTTTCTACTCGAAGAGAAGATTTTGATGACGAGGAGCAAGATGATGTTAGGGGCAGAAGTAGGGAGCCCCTACTAAACCCTCATTCTGGTCAAACTTCTGGGTCAAGCAAAGGTGATATCAGGGGAAATCACTCTGACGTTTGGAGCTCACGGATGAGAGAGAAGGTATGCTACTCCGAGGTGTAAAGTGTAGTATTGTCGAAAATCAATAATGGTGTTCATGtcttttaatgataaaaaaatagttcTCAGTTTTTTCATGAGTTTGTTAAAAGAGAGGCTGAGCTTTTAATATCAACTATAAACTACCAAAACTTTCAAGCTGTTTTGATATATCTTTGAATATCATTctttgttaattaattacattGTTAGCATATTGTTAGATTTATAGTTCATATGAACTTCTAATTCCCATTTTTACTTTGATGTTGCCATTTTTATCTGGATGCAAAACCATTGTGAGTGAGTACTCCAGCGTGTCATGGTTAGGCATTTAGTCAAGCACAAACATGCACAATTGTTCAGTGTTGTCTATGGTCATTATTTTAAACTCTTACTAATTACATTTTGCGTTATGATTTTACAACACAACAGATAGACAAATCTTTTGCACAGATCACTGGActttttatatactatttgtGTAAATAGGTTATTATCGAGTCTGCTCGATTACATTGGTGTCTTTTAACATTAGTAATGTGATATTATAATTTCATGGTTGCAGTATGGATTGAACAATGGTGACAAGCACAGTTACGAAGCGTGAGTTCTAGGCAATGAGTGCTTCTAGCCGTCAAGCAATTCAGTGTGGTGTTGATATCTGAGTACATATGTATATCGTTTGTTTTAATGCGTTATTTGGTTTCATTTATTATTCTGGGAAATTTGTAACATGTGCTATATAGTTCTGGTGTGTCTTTTTAACTAAACTTATTGAATTGGAGAGTAGCAAAAAGAGAAAAGTGAAAAAAAGAAGATCAAGGACCCAGTCCCAGTTCAGTATCCTATCTATGGTATGCAGCGCTGAGTGCAGAGTTATCGAACAATATGCTAATGTGAATCGTGGGCTTCACATTATGGTAACTCCAAAAACACAGCTCTCCTTCATTTGGTTTGTGGTTTGAGCTTTGGTTTGTAACTGTATAATAAATTTGTCAGCCTTCAATTTTGTTAATCTCAGTTTTGGAAAAGCTTGATTGTGTGTTGAATGGTGCAGTGTGGATAGCAAAAGTCCTAGAGAATTCAAACACTGTAGTATTACTCTTTAAGTGAAATACTAGCATTTTGAACTTTGACAACAAGTGGTAGAGTTAAAGAGTTAGGATTATCTTCATTTCTTCCATTACTAAAGTTTTGTGTGTATATTTGCTCATTTTTAAAACATGTGACATAGATTTAACGTTTTTATCAACTTTATACAGAAAATTATAGTAATTGTGTTCTCCATTTCTTTTGAGAAATCGAGAGGATATCAACTTAAGTTAAATGTTTCTGGATCGTTAAAATATGAGCTATTATCAACATTTGCTTTGTTGTGCAGGATATCTGTAAGAGATATTTGACTTGACAGAATTAAGGAATAGTAAAACACATGCAAAAGCTTATTCTCCCTCATTTTATTTGTTCaatagataaataataatttgtctCTCCCTAGTAGTACAGAATGATATTAACTATGTGAGATCCGGCTGCAATTAAGGATCTCAAGGATTATAGATCTTAACTTCTTGTGTAACACAGTTCACGGTGCTGTCACAAGATTTTTTGGCTGCGCTTCAAATTGTGAGATTCTTTTCCCACCTTCCACATATGGAAGGACAAACACAGTTATTTTGTCCTATAGATCTGTATTTCCGGATAAAAATACACTTGTGAATATATACACGCGGTACTGATTTTTTGTGTGCAAATTATtgtcattaattattttgaatactgctttaactattaaaatatatgttattaattattttttaaatatatatcttattaattattaatatacatGACATTAatcattttagaatattttaactattaaattGTAGTACATGTATGTGATTAATGCTTtgtattttagtggttaatgaTTTATATTCTAATGATTAATGAAATATTCAAAGTGGTTAATAGTATAAATTTGTGTATGTATCATATAAAGAtgtttcaataataaaaaaattaaatattgaaaaaaattgattttttatttatttaaaaataccGTACAATCACTTGTGTCAATTTTgccttcaaatattttttttttgttgtaaaaatatgatatttttatctCCAGATATTTATTTTTGGATGGAGCTGTGGTGTTTAACAACATATGGGATAAAAGAAACTCTCTCAATCTTGAAGTTGTGGATATACCCATAAATTTGGCTTCTAGTCCCGTTAGAAGTTTCATACCCAATTGTTGTTTGGGAATATTCTCATACTTTAACTACTTGAAAAAACGCTTTGTCCTTTTTTACTTCTTGCTGCAAAGATACCACTACCTGTCGCACCCTCGTTATTATGAGTGTAGGGTTCTATTTTCCTAATTAtatctctctctatatatattgtGCGAGTTATTACTTATTATGTAAATAAGCAGTACAAATTGACCACTTGGAAACACTTGCTCtaacatttttaacttttgTATAGTGAAATTTACGACGGCTTCaccattttatttgaaatttatttttgaaatagtggAGTCTACATGAATTTCTTCCAATAGAAATGGAAATAAATGTTTCTAGTACTCCTCAAAACTATAATACCTTATCACGcatattttaaaaacttgtgTTTGTAATTATTTTCAACTATGGATTTTCTGCGTAGAGGTCATTCCACTTCCTTTAAGCGTTTTCATATAATCTATTTCTCTAGTCCCTGGAATGTACTTTCTACATATATGAAATTTGTACCGGTGTTTCATTTCTTGGACCACAAGCATTTCCTAGTTGATAAACACCCCATGTGATGTTTGGTTGAACAAAACGATTAACATATATTAGTTTTTAGAGAAACTAAATCTTGTCggaaaaaatgatttattttgtgGTTTGGTACTGTGTTGTTAGTAAAGCGGCTATAACGGTATTGtaacattatattatattatatagtagCGAAATTTGAAACAACCTTATTGTTAAATTTGGTTAGATGTGGATTGTGAACATGTGACGCTTAGGTTATCGAGCAGCTACCATCATCAATCTAGCTATGCCCTGCATCATCCATATGTTTTGTGATTTGTTTTCCGATCATCATGACCTGAATCATGGTTTAAAAGGTAGCCAACAGAATGTAGCAAGAGGACAACAATTCTGGTGGATTCATCAATCATGCTGCATATTAATTGTACTGACACCTTATGACAATGTTACATTATTGGGTGGTCTCACAGCATATGAACATAGCTAAATCATAGAGTCATTGATATCAAATAAGTACTCCCTCTGTTCTgataagacaattttttttcttctttttctcttaatataaaaacatttacAATATTCAACTGCATTAAcgatcttttaataaaatactctattAATTTACAATTGAAAAACGTAAATTTTCTTTCTTATGatatcaataattataattataaaaatgtaaGCTTTTCGATGTCATCTTTGTTTTTGCATTCCAATGACAATTTTAACGcgatttttgaaaataattaatttaaatttttaaataaactcacgTTCTTGTCGCAGTCCTCATAAATCCAAACATACGTTAATTATAACATacttgtaaaataaatttattatcacAACCACTTTTTTAATATCCATGAAATGTGTTGGAGAATTTTATTATAAGGGACATGTGGAAGTTATTTTGGTAGCACTTTCAATTAGTTGAGTAGAACCATAtagatattatataataaaatgcaacaataataatagagtTACAATAcaacaatatttattaaattatcataaCTAAATCAAAAGAAGAAACTCTCATTTCATTTGCCATTAAAATCAAACACAGCATCCTCCACAATTTCTTCTATAATCATTCCTTCAATTTCCCTCCCCAAAACATCAATCTCCATTCTCGTAACCTCAACCAACCCTAACTGCACAACCTCTTTCCTAACAACATTTTCTACAACCAGGCTGTGACTGTCCCCACCACATTCCTCCAAAACAAACCTCATCCCATTATTTGCTATTATTAATTCCTTCATTTGGGTCACTATGTGGTCCACCAAACATGAACCCTCTTGGACTAAGGGCCTATTGTGGGTCCCACTGCACATCTTCTTGAAGTAATTATCTGGCCCATATCCAACAACTTCCAATATTGCATCATTAACACAATCAAACACAAGCTTCTGATTTGATCTAATCTTCCTTCTCTTAGCCTCATTGAGTGGCTGAGTGTCCTTTTCATTAATGTTGGCATATGTATCCCTCAATGATGGGTCCAATGGGCTTTCAAATGAATGCCATCTTGTGTGAAATGAGTCATAATGTTGTTGATTGTCAAGTCCAGATGCTGATAGTAGTTTTTGAACCAAGAGAAGCCATTCATTTTCCTCTAACTTGTTGTCTAAGGAAGTAGCTCTTATAGGTTTTGATGGATAATAAGGAGTTGCTAACTCTCCACACGAATCATCATCCCATGATAGTGTCCTAGCCACTGATTCTATTGGTGGTGATTTGTCAATTAAATTGGATTTCAGAGACACCAATGATCCTATACATGTAGAATAAGTGGTacttagataataataaaaacaagtaAACAACTAATTTTGTTACATAGATGTATGACGTGCTATTACTATAGTCCAtgaatgtatcaaaattataaaaacttcATTGAATGCGTATTTTGTTTTTCAGTGTAGTCTTCAAATGCATCTTTGATTAGTTAGTTTGATTCTCGAATGTGTCTTTTGCTAATCAATTTTGTCCACAAAATTACTAACATAAAATACACCCGAGGATGTTTTTGTAATCTCGACTCATTTAGGGACTATAGTGGCATACACATAGGGACTATAATGGCGGTAGCGTAAATGGCACtgggataataataaaaagagtaGCAAATAATTGAAGATTTAGAGCATGTTTGGATGAacttatttgaacttatttGCTAGCATGCTAGATTGTTTTCCCGAGCATATAAAAGTAACTTTTGAAATGTCTATAAGCTATTTTCAGCTTTTTTCCACAAGCTCTTCAAGATAGtttataaaaacaacttataatttatatgaaaacagtttgactttttttaatcttttgtaatagaaatagcttatacattaagcatttttatgataaatggTTAATTAAGTTGGTTATCCGGCCTAAATTCTATCAGACGAGAGCTTTATGAAAAAGCAAcatatttataaagaaaaaggtAAGGTCTAAGCATTACCCATGTGACCACCTTGCATGCATTCCAAGGACTCTTGAGCTGTATTGTAATTTTCAAATGGAGATTCTAACACTGAGATTGGACTTGGCCTATCCTGTTTTTCATTTGAAATCTCTGGCCCTAGGGGGTTTGACTCAGGCAATCCAGGCTgtgaaaacaaacaaatcaaagattttattataaaatttggttCTATGATTTATGCTTTCAGTTACTCCGTCATTCTCATATTAAATGTTACATTTGCAACATTTGTATGTCTcctattatttgttaatttagataactaataaaatattaattatttttttcactaaTATACTCTTATTTATTGTATTCTGAATCCATCTAAATTGTAATCacgaaaaaaaaaacttgcatAATGAactaaaagaataataatatgttGAAATTTGCAGAACAATTGTAGCTAATACCTCTAGTGTAATCATGTCTTCTTGTTGTCCACTAGAGACTGAATCTGTTGTGCCTGATGATTCACATTGAGCTGCAAGATACTCTTCAAATCCACCAACATTGAAGATTTGAGACACATTATCTCCAAGGACTCTAGGTGAATTTACTGATGGAACCGATGTTTTGGCGACAGTAGTTTCGGATTCATCTTTAGATTGAGATGAACTAGATTTTTTCTTGGTTGATTTTTTACTCATTGAAAACAAGAAACTAGCAACTTTCCCTTTAAATGATGATCTCTTATTACTCTTTGATTTTTCCAGCACCTTGGATCCATTTTCTATGTCAGCATCAACACTGAGGCAAAGTTCATAGAAAGTAGAAGGTGCAGGAACAATATTCCTGTCCCTGCATCTTCTACTGTCTACGAAAGAATTCGACCCAGAAACATTTTGAGTAGAAACATCAACGCTCATCATTTCATCATTGAAAGATTGGCTGCAAGAAATATATTTGCATGGTTCTTCTTGGTCTTTATCAGTACTCTCAACCTCAGAAGATGTTACAGATTTCTTTACAAGTGACAGAGAAAGCATCTCACCCAAAGTAGAGTTTCTCTTCTCATACCTTTGTTCTTGATGACCTTTATCATTAGATGTTATCATGTTCCATCTTTCAGAAAGCCGTTTCTTCGCCTCTATACACACCGATGACGACTCGGGAAAACACGATGCACGACCCAAGGACTGTGTAGAATAAGGACTGCCACATACATTGATGCAATCCCATGAATGCCTTCCCATTGATGACAAAGCTTCCAAATTACTGAGATTCCCTTCTGCAAACTCATGATATGACTTATTAAACGAGCTTTCATTGCTAGAATAGCCACTGGAAAATACTGAAGAATGTAAAGTTTTATCCTTCTGATAGCTCTTTAGTCCTTCATGCATTTCCAGTGTAATCTCTTTAGCCACTTTTATAGATTCAATTACATTATCATCTCTAGTTCTTTGATAGAAACTTTGAGGTGATGGATTTGTTGGAGAAACAAAATCCTTAAGATCATGTGTTCTTCCAGGACTAGGCTTCAAGACAACAATTCTAGTAGATTGAACTGAGAACTCATCAAATTTCTGACTTTCTTGATCAGAATTTGCTTGTTTCTTAAGCAATCTATCATTCTTCTTACCCTTTTCGGAAGAATTGTCATTGCCAAACATCTTTAGAGGTTTGATAAGGGTAATGCGTTTTGCGTCGTCCGGTGGAGTAGAGGGAGGCTGATAAGGCTTTTGTGAATCCAAAAACCTGACCAAGAGATCATTATTAGAGCTTAAAACATCCAAGGCATTTTCAAATTGCTTCGATTGGCGCAGTCTCTCGTTGGTTGACAGATGCTTCGCTTCGACGAATTTCTGACGAATGAGAGCCATTTTCCCCTCATCAACATCTTCCTTCATATTGCATGCTCTCTCAAATTGCAGCCATGTTTCATATCCATCTCTGTTCATCATCTTTAATCTATTTTCTAGCTGCCAATGTTTCAATGGCCACCCTAAATGATCATACATGTTTTGAGAATTAGATTCTCCAACTGGAAGGGTTTCAAGGCCCATTAATTTGGCAACTAcatttggtggattgtgcttgGACTTTTTTGCTTTGGACATTTCTTGGTCTATTCTATGTAAGTGCATCTTGATGATGGGTTCTCCATTTATTTTTCTAGCTTATCCTCTATCTGATCACTAGCATTTgatcagtgttgtcaaatagcagctaTAGCACAACTTAGCAGAATTGTAACAAACCACTACTGTTCTGTGATCTGCAACTGACAACACTTCATATGCTTGAGTTTTTGAAAGTGAAGAAGCTGCATGCCAATTAGGTaccaaaatttaataatatatgattatGTGAATAGATATCATAGAATagcaatatttcaattaaataaatcacAAAGTACAACTATTACAGACAACTtggaaataaacaaaaaaaactaaagacAACTCAGAAACCTCCAGATAAGCTAGAGAGAGCTGTTGGGGGTCTTGTTGTCCTTCCTCTTCCTCTGTCTCTGTCTCTCTGACTTTGCTTAACTCTATGCTATGTCCTCCATCCTCACTCTCTTTGTAAAATGTTTTCATCAAACTACCATTGATTTATCTCTTTCCCCTACTTAATTCAATTGTGCATGTTTGATAACAAAAATAGGCATTGAAACATAAAGGACAAGATGTTAACActtttataggaaaataaaataactatataataaaaaattgatccaACTAATCTTGGCTATTGGTATGAAAAAGATGACATAAATGTTGAGCAagtcattaattaaatgatatatagaacaaagaaaatgaatgaaataatatttcatttttggaATACATTGACTTAATAGCAGGGAACTTGTGACATGTTGTCTTAACTCTTTTCAAAGATGAATGATTACCAAGTAGATAGTGTCATAAATAAAGAAGATTCCTTTTAAAGCAGATCCCTTAAAAAGAGTAAAGATAACAAGAAAGGCATAAATACAAGTAAACAGAAAAAAGAGGCAACAAATTTTCCTAATTTTGTTAGCTTGACTtaacaataattatttgtttgaaCTATCTTTAATGTGACAGAAGAAGCTAAACAAAACTTTGGGATTTATTGGCgagtaaaaacaaaacatttgtATCATAGAGTAGCCTTTAATCCtgggaaaagaaaaatattgaatggGTCATGTATCATTTTCTAATTTATGAGTGACGTACAAGTTGCACATGCAGTTGAAAGCGACCCgttaaatataacataatagcAAATCTAAATCTCACTTATAATGCTTGGTTTGCATAATCAATTGTATTAGAAAAGCAAacaattatatcaataataatctACTTTAGTTAATCATGTGCAACATACCCCACCATTCCTCACGGTGTATCTTGCCTTCCAACACCACCATAGAGTAGTGTAGAAGAGTGTAAACCAAATTCAAATCTTGAGTAGCATGAAGATCACTACAACAGAGGATCTCACCTAAAGAAGTTGGAGATAATTTAGAGTTCAAGTTTGTGATTTACTTAACGTATGGATCTTATACTAATTGCTTCACGTGTGTTGTAACCCCTTTAATAAAGGTAAGATCCACAAATTAGTTACATGAGATTTATCATTATTCAATATATCAAAATCTAATAGTTTATTTCTAGTGAATCACGGGAAAGTTGATTAGATATGTGAAAATTATACACAATCAATTAAGAATTCAGATACTTGCGcaaccacttttttttttcaatttgactTGTAGATAGATAGTCCTGTTAATGATCTGAATTATCAAAAGAccatattctaaaaataatatttccaGAAAAGGCACACTAATGGACAAGTAATCTTGTAAAGACATTGCACAGTAATCCAAAATTAACCAAATACATGTGTGATTAAACGTCCTAGAGAATGTTAGACATCTAGAGGAACATCTCATGCGTTTCCTCTAGCTCATTGATGTTGTCACTGTTGTCCAGAGAAAATGGGCTTCCATTGTCTCTTTGCATGGGCATATGAAGAAATGAAGAGTTATATATTTCAACCATAGCTTCACTAAAATGATAAAGAACTTCCTCCTCATCTCCACCATTGATCTTCGGCTCGTAATTATCATCAATATGAAAAGGAGAAGCCAATATTATGCTTTGGGGTAGCTGtaaatttttagaaattgaACTTAGGTAATTTGAATGTGAACCGGTTAAGGATAAGCACCTAGGTGAAGATGAAAGCCAGGCTTCTGTATCAGGTTGATGACGATGGTGATGGTCACTGGAAACTTCTTTTCTAACCCAATGATGGTAAGGTGGAAGGTATATGCTGTCTTGAACACATGAAGTATCATCCTTAAAGTAGTGTTTACGGTGTGACAAGGACAATGCCGTGTGATTAAAATTCGTGTCCATTTTTTCATTGTCTTGGTAAACATATTTTCTGAACTGAGATTTTTGATAACTCAATAAACCAGAATCCAATAGTGAATTGAAGTCCTGTGGTTTGTTGAGTAGTAAGGATGAGGGACTAAAGTGGAATCCACCAAATGAATCATTTGAAATATGCTGTTCATTGTGGCCTAAAATTGGTAATGCAGGGGACATAAATGGTTTTGCATACTTACTAATGATAGGTAAATTTATCTCATCATCTGTGTTGTCAAAATCTTTCCCCATAAGAAGAGGAATTGGTTCACTCTCAAGTTTTCCCAGCTCTTTAAA
The genomic region above belongs to Cicer arietinum cultivar CDC Frontier isolate Library 1 chromosome 4, Cicar.CDCFrontier_v2.0, whole genome shotgun sequence and contains:
- the LOC101507061 gene encoding tetraspanin-20 → MRPNCCHFSLAFVLKFLNFLQAFVGFSILLYSIWMLNQWDHHIPQQPPPLPHFSLSLPRSLSLHFTSSINLPPPWFIYAFMCVGILVCCISFLGCIAAEIINGCCLCFYTLLITVLVLLEATLVGFVAIDHQWQEDLPVDPTGQLDSLRSFIEDNQNICKWVGIIVLVIQTLSLLLAIILRATVSTRREDFDDEEQDDVRGRSREPLLNPHSGQTSGSSKGDIRGNHSDVWSSRMREKYGLNNGDKHSYEA
- the LOC105851045 gene encoding uncharacterized protein — translated: MHLHRIDQEMSKAKKSKHNPPNVVAKLMGLETLPVGESNSQNMYDHLGWPLKHWQLENRLKMMNRDGYETWLQFERACNMKEDVDEGKMALIRQKFVEAKHLSTNERLRQSKQFENALDVLSSNNDLLVRFLDSQKPYQPPSTPPDDAKRITLIKPLKMFGNDNSSEKGKKNDRLLKKQANSDQESQKFDEFSVQSTRIVVLKPSPGRTHDLKDFVSPTNPSPQSFYQRTRDDNVIESIKVAKEITLEMHEGLKSYQKDKTLHSSVFSSGYSSNESSFNKSYHEFAEGNLSNLEALSSMGRHSWDCINVCGSPYSTQSLGRASCFPESSSVCIEAKKRLSERWNMITSNDKGHQEQRYEKRNSTLGEMLSLSLVKKSVTSSEVESTDKDQEEPCKYISCSQSFNDEMMSVDVSTQNVSGSNSFVDSRRCRDRNIVPAPSTFYELCLSVDADIENGSKVLEKSKSNKRSSFKGKVASFLFSMSKKSTKKKSSSSQSKDESETTVAKTSVPSVNSPRVLGDNVSQIFNVGGFEEYLAAQCESSGTTDSVSSGQQEDMITLEPGLPESNPLGPEISNEKQDRPSPISVLESPFENYNTAQESLECMQGGHMGSLVSLKSNLIDKSPPIESVARTLSWDDDSCGELATPYYPSKPIRATSLDNKLEENEWLLLVQKLLSASGLDNQQHYDSFHTRWHSFESPLDPSLRDTYANINEKDTQPLNEAKRRKIRSNQKLVFDCVNDAILEVVGYGPDNYFKKMCSGTHNRPLVQEGSCLVDHIVTQMKELIIANNGMRFVLEECGGDSHSLVVENVVRKEVVQLGLVEVTRMEIDVLGREIEGMIIEEIVEDAVFDFNGK